In bacterium, the DNA window GTGTCCTCACGCGCGCAGGCTGGCGGATGCCCTACGGATGCGCGCGTGAGGACACGCGCGCCCACGCGCCAGGGGCGGCGGTGGGGTTACGGATGCGCGCGTGAGGACACGCGCGCCCACGCGACCTCCGCACCCCCGCGGGAACAGCATATGTGGGAACACTGCAGGCCTGACATCATTGTGGATCGGCTCGAGCACCTCGACCAGGATGACCTGTGGGCGCGGGGCGTGCGGGGCCTCATCCTCGACCTGGACAACACCCTGTGCGCGTGGCATTCCAGCGAGGTGAGCGCCGAGCGGCGGGCCTGGGTCGCACGGGCCAGGGAGCGCTTCAAGCTCTGCATCCTGTCCAACACCATCAAGTTCGGCCGACTGCGGCGGGTCGGCGACACGCTGGGCATTCCGACCACCGGGCGCTGGGGCCTCGGCCGCAAGCCCATGCCCGGCGGCATCCGCGTCGCCCTGACGCTGCTGGGCACGCAGCCGCAGCAAACGGCCATCATCGGCGACCAGCTCTTCGCCGACGTGCTGGGCGCGAACCTGAACGGCCTGCTGTCGGTGTGGGTGCCGGTCCTGGATCGGCGGGAGTTCTTCAGCACACGGCTGTTCCGCGGCCTGGAGCGGCGCGTGCTGCGGCGGCTGGGCTGTGCCATTCCTGACAGGTCCCCGGACGAGACATGAGCAACCTCTCAGACAATCTGCGCGGCATTGACGGCGAGACCCGTGTGGCGGGCGTGATCGGCTGGCCTGTGCGCCACAGCCTGTCGCCGCCAATGCACAACGCCGCTTTCGCCGCGCTGGGCCTCAACTGGGTCTACGTGCCCTTTGCGGTGCAGCCCGAGCGGGTCGGCGAGGCCATGGCAGCCGTGCGGGGCCTCGACCTGGCCGGCCTGAATGTCACGATCCCCCACAAGCCCGCGGTGTTGCCGTACCTGGATGAGCTGGGGCCCGAGGCGCAGACGCTGGGGGTCGCCAACACGATCATCAACCGTGAGGGGCGGCTGACCGGCCGGAACACGGACGGGGAGGGCTTCCTGCGGTCGCTCCGCGAGATCGGGGGCGACGTGGCCGGGCAGCCGGTGACGCTGATCGGCGCCGGGGGCAGCGCGCGGTCGGTGGCGCTGGCGGTCTGCCAAGCGGGGGCCGCCCGGCTGACGATCGTCAACCGGACGCTGGAGAGAGCCGAGGCGCTGGCGGAGATGCTGCGGACCATCATTGGCGCGGGCGAGGCCTCCCGCGCTACGGAAGTGTGTGCCGTGGCGCTCGAGGCTCCCGAGGCCGAGGCGGCGGTGTCCGGCGCCGGGGTCGTCATTGACAGCACGGCCGTGGGCATGTACCCGCACCATGACGTGGCCCCCGTGGTGCCGGAGGGGTGGCTGCGTCCGGGGATGATCGTGGCGGACCTGACGTACAACCCGCGCCAGACAGTGCTGTTGCGGGCTGCGGCGCGGCAAGGCGCACGGACCCTTGACGGCACCGGGATGTTAGTACATCAGGGCGCACTATCTTTCGAGTACTGGACCGGCCAACCGGCCCCCGTAGAGGTCATGCGGCAGGCGTTGTTGAAACGACTGGGGGAGGGCGGTTAGCCAGCCGGGAGGGTCGTGTGCCCGACCGGGCGGCTTTGTGTTGACTTGAGATTCCCGCGTAAACTATAATCGGCCTCAACTACCGCTGGGTCTCCTTCCCGGTCGTTAGGCTGTTTGCACGAGGTGCTGCCATATGCGCAGAGGCGGGCGCAAACTCATCGGCCAGATGCTGATCGAGCGCGGACTGATCACGCAGGACCAGCTCGACCAGGCTCTGGAAGCCCAGAAGCAGAGCACTCAACTCATCGGTGAGATCCTCGTAGACCTTGGCTTCGTGCAGCGGCAACCGGTATACGAGGCCCTCGCGGAGCAACTGCGAGTCCCGTTCGTCAACCTCGCCACCGATGCCCCCGACCCCAAAGTCGTCGGTCTGCTGGACAAGGACACCGCCAAGCGGCTGAAGTCGCTGCCCTTCGCGCGCGGCGACGGCACGATTCGCGTGGCCATGGCCGAGCCGGAGGACGTCATGGCCCATGACGACCTCAAGATGCGGCTGCAAGTGAACGTCGAGCCGCTGCTGGCCGACCCGGCCGACCTGGCCAAGGCCATTGACCGCGCCTACAAGGAGGGGGGTGGTGGTGGCGGAGCGGCGGCGGCAGCCCCCTCAGCCGCCCCGGCGGCCGCCCGGCCGCGCGGCCCGCAGCAGCCCCCCGGCGCCGGCGCGAAGGCCGCAGACCGCTTCGGCATGGGCGACATGGCGGCCCTGGCCGAGTCCATCAAGGACTCCGGCATTCTCGGCGCCGATACGGCGGACGATGAGGACACCGAGCAGCGGATTGAGACCGACCGCGTGGCCGACGTTGCCGACGAGGCTCCCATCATTCGTATCGCCAAGGTGGTCATCCAAAAGGCGGTCATGGAGCGCGCCAGCGACATCCACATCGAGCCGGCGCGCAACGGGGTCCGCATCCGCTACCGCATTGACGGCGTTCTGCACGAGGTCATGCGGCTCCCCAAGTACGTCCATGCCCCGCTGCTGTCGCGCTTCAAGATCATGTCGGGGATGAACATCGCTGAGCGCCGCGTGCCCCAGGACGGCCGTATCCACATCCGCCATGCCGGCAAGGACTATGACCTCCGCAGCTCGGTCATCCCCACGACCAACGGCGAGAAGGCGGTCATGCGCATCCTGGACAAGAGCTCGATCCAGGTGGGTCTGGAGTCCCTGGGCCTCATGCCCGACATGCAGGCCCGTGTGGAGAAGCTGATCGTGCAGCCCAACGGCATGATCCTGTCCACCGGTCCTACAGGTTCGGGCAAGACGACCACGCAGTACTCCATCCTCAACCGCATCAACTCCGTCGAGACCAACATCATCACCATCGAGGACCCGGTGGAGTACGAGCTGGAGGGGATCAGCCAGGTTCACGTGAACCGCAAGGCCGGTCTGACCTTCGCCATTGCGCTGAAGTACTTCCTGCGGCAGGACCCGGACATCATCCTGGTCGGTGAGATCCGCGACCTGGAGACCTCGGAAATCGCGGTTCAGGCCGCTCTGACGGGCCACCTTGTGCTCTCGACCCTGCACACCAATGACGCGCCCTCCACGGTTACTCGTATGGTGGACATGGGCGTGGAACCCTTCCTGATCGCCTCCTCGATCATCGCCTCGCTGTCGCAGCGTCTGGCGCGCCGCATCTGCCAGGAGTGCAAGGAGGAGTACACGCCGCGGCGCGACCTGCTGCTGGGCTTCGGCTACGACCCCGACGCACCCGAGAACCGGGAGCAGAAGTTCTACCGGGGCGTCGGCTGCGAGAACTGCCGCTTCACCGGCTACCGGGGGCGCGTGGGCATCTACGAGTTGATGGAGATGAACACCGAGATCGCCGAGCTGATCGTCAAGCGCGCTTCGGCCGGTCAGATCAAGGAGGCGGCCCTGGCCGCCGGGATGGTCACGCTGGCCAAGGACGGCTTTGAGAAGGCGCTGCTGGGCCTGACCAACCCGGACGACCTGGTGCGCGTGGTCTTCACCGCCGGCGGCATGGGGTAGGGCCTACGTAGGAGTGGGGGCGGGAAGGCGCGCTGCATCGCGCCCGGGCGCCCTGGCCGGCGCCCGTACGATACTGAGTGAGGTTACCGATGGCGCAGACCCCCCAACAACCCGCACCGGCTCCGGCGGCCCCCGCGGCTCCGGGTGCCGTGCCCGCCCGCAAGCCGGCGGCGGTACAGCGCACGCCCATTGACGATGTGCACATTGACGAGCTGCTGGAGATCGTGGTCG includes these proteins:
- a CDS encoding YqeG family HAD IIIA-type phosphatase; protein product: MWEHCRPDIIVDRLEHLDQDDLWARGVRGLILDLDNTLCAWHSSEVSAERRAWVARARERFKLCILSNTIKFGRLRRVGDTLGIPTTGRWGLGRKPMPGGIRVALTLLGTQPQQTAIIGDQLFADVLGANLNGLLSVWVPVLDRREFFSTRLFRGLERRVLRRLGCAIPDRSPDET
- the tadA gene encoding Flp pilus assembly complex ATPase component TadA, which encodes MRRGGRKLIGQMLIERGLITQDQLDQALEAQKQSTQLIGEILVDLGFVQRQPVYEALAEQLRVPFVNLATDAPDPKVVGLLDKDTAKRLKSLPFARGDGTIRVAMAEPEDVMAHDDLKMRLQVNVEPLLADPADLAKAIDRAYKEGGGGGGAAAAAPSAAPAAARPRGPQQPPGAGAKAADRFGMGDMAALAESIKDSGILGADTADDEDTEQRIETDRVADVADEAPIIRIAKVVIQKAVMERASDIHIEPARNGVRIRYRIDGVLHEVMRLPKYVHAPLLSRFKIMSGMNIAERRVPQDGRIHIRHAGKDYDLRSSVIPTTNGEKAVMRILDKSSIQVGLESLGLMPDMQARVEKLIVQPNGMILSTGPTGSGKTTTQYSILNRINSVETNIITIEDPVEYELEGISQVHVNRKAGLTFAIALKYFLRQDPDIILVGEIRDLETSEIAVQAALTGHLVLSTLHTNDAPSTVTRMVDMGVEPFLIASSIIASLSQRLARRICQECKEEYTPRRDLLLGFGYDPDAPENREQKFYRGVGCENCRFTGYRGRVGIYELMEMNTEIAELIVKRASAGQIKEAALAAGMVTLAKDGFEKALLGLTNPDDLVRVVFTAGGMG
- a CDS encoding shikimate dehydrogenase; the encoded protein is MSNLSDNLRGIDGETRVAGVIGWPVRHSLSPPMHNAAFAALGLNWVYVPFAVQPERVGEAMAAVRGLDLAGLNVTIPHKPAVLPYLDELGPEAQTLGVANTIINREGRLTGRNTDGEGFLRSLREIGGDVAGQPVTLIGAGGSARSVALAVCQAGAARLTIVNRTLERAEALAEMLRTIIGAGEASRATEVCAVALEAPEAEAAVSGAGVVIDSTAVGMYPHHDVAPVVPEGWLRPGMIVADLTYNPRQTVLLRAAARQGARTLDGTGMLVHQGALSFEYWTGQPAPVEVMRQALLKRLGEGG